A single window of Gossypium arboreum isolate Shixiya-1 chromosome 13, ASM2569848v2, whole genome shotgun sequence DNA harbors:
- the LOC108478990 gene encoding uncharacterized protein LOC108478990, with amino-acid sequence MAEESGTASSSSSSQPRSSPNTSKISQVPPGYSGLPTFQNGDFQMFPVMYPAIVPDLTSLQNQEQMNRGAGIYAVPVLPFMGHVSGIPSNNLIPLTYNIPTQSVTEAGAAAEDQGQGAQQPQHQQQQVGPQRQVVVRRFQIAFQLDLLLILKLAAVIFLFNQDGSRQRLAVLVFFASLVYLYQTGALTPLIRWLSQGMQRAAAPPHPPRPAARAENVPAAGRQGNENVAVAGAENENRPAVDGNQAVENENEPEPGLGNAGNQWWGIVKEIQMIVFGFITSLLPGFHNIE; translated from the exons ATGGCTGAAGAATCCGGAACGGCGTCGTCATCATCTAGCTCACAACCAAGATCCTCTCCTAACACTTCAAAAATATCCCAG GTTCCTCCTGGATACTCTGGTCTCCCAACTTTTCAAAATGGCGATTTTCAGATGTTTCCGGTTATGTATCCTGCAATTGTTCCAGATTTAACTTCGTTACAAAATCAGGAACAGATGAATCGTGGAGCAGGCATTTATGCTGTTCCTGTTCTACCATTTATGGGACATGTTTCTGGGATTCCATCTAACAATCTCATTCCTCTCACCTATAACATACCTAC TCAGTCAGTGACAGAGGCAGGGGCAGCAGCTGAGGATCAAGGGCAAGGAGCACAGCAACCTCAACATCAACAGCAGCAGGTAGGACCTCAGAGACAAGTTGTTGTAAGAAGATTCCAAATCGCATTTCAGCTGGATTTGTTGCTTATACTTAAGCTAGCAGCTGTAATATTTTTGTTCAACCAAGATGGATCAAGACAGAGGTTGGCTGTCCTTGTGTTCTTTGCTTCTCTTGTCTATTT GTATCAAACTGGAGCTCTCACACCATTGATAAGATGGCTTTCGCAAGGCATGCAAAGGGCAGCTGCACCTCCTCATCCACCTAGGCCTGCCGCTAGAGCAGAGAATGTTCCTGCTGCTGGAAGGCAGGGCAATGAAAACGTGGCTGTAGCAG GAGCAGAGAACGAGAACCGACCAGCGGTTGACGGTAATCAGGCAGTCGAGAACGAGAACGAACCAGAACCCGGTTTAGGAAATGCCGGTAATCAGTGGTGGGGAATTGTTAAGGAAATCCAAATGATTGTTTTCGGCTTCATCACGTCTCTTCTTCCCGGCTTCCACAACATagaataa
- the LOC108460388 gene encoding uncharacterized protein LOC108460388: protein MSKEIVKEEAPSSSSGVVPAESRPFGSLRGVQWRINLGILPPSSSIDDLRRVTADFRRRYAGLRRQLLVDPHVPKDGATNSLDLVMDNPLSQNPDSTWSQYFRNAELEKMVNQDLSRLYPEHESYFHTPGCQGMLRRILLLWCLRHPDCGYRQGMHELLAPLLYVLHVDVERLLEVRKLYEDLFIDKFDGFSFEENGVAYNFDFKKFADSVEDEIESQGNSKKVMSLYELDPELQAVVLLSDAYGAEGELGIVLSEKFMEHDAYCMFDALMIGAHGSVAMADFFASSPAAESQSGVPPVIEASAALYHLLSIVDSSLHSHLVELGVEPQYFALRWLRVLFGREFSLQDLLVVWDKIFSEDNSPLDEVSDDCEHFSFKLLSSRRGTLIAAMAVSMILYLRSSLLATETATSCLQRLLNFPESINLKKLIAKAESLQTLALVSNISSLPSTFVGAYNCSKSPINAHNVSSDLVCPKTTLNLVPDSYWEEKWRVLHKAEEQRQNSSEKKTSSGKKKWSERVKFRLSRTESEPLPAIREKCKLEHTLSVRRSLLEDLSKQLGLEEDVETGGCFEVSNSVDHHPAEVHGDGQNCANKGSICTVEDRCDDGSGAVVSEENSSIFSEPPSPPSSVINDHDHDHDHDHENDTEKSSVASNLSADDNYVHQWSIPEDLPQPVSLPPEDVYLNSLHENGSSGKMVSATKEQRQLSGKFQWLHKFRGSIVSEETSDKRGGISEAANSPNHDSKRNTVDSFTAGASSNSHPTNKGDAMDQNMMDTLKHLGQAMLDHIQVVESVFQQDQGQGGSLDNLSKNIGKGQVTAITALKELRKISNLLSEM, encoded by the exons ATGAGCAAAGAGATTGTAAAGGAAGAAGCGCCATCGTCCTCCTCCGGTGTCGTTCCTGCGGAAAGCCGTCCTTTTGGTAGCCTGAGAGGCGTTCAATGGCGTATCAATCTTGGGATTCTACCTCCTTCTTCTTCAATTGATGATCTTCGTAGGGTAACTGCTGATTTTCGCAGAAG ATATGCTGGTTTGAGAAGGCAACTGTTAGTGGATCCACATGTTCCCAAGGATGGGGCAACCAATTCCCTTGATCTTGTTATGGATAATCCACTTTCACAAAACCCAG ACAGCACCTGGAGTCAATACTTTCGGAATGCTGAGCTGGAGAAAATGGTTAACCAGGATTTATCACGATTATATCCGGAGCATGAAAGCTACTTCCATACTCCTGGATGCCAGGGTATGTTGAGGCGCATACTATTGCTGTGGTGTCTTCGACACCCGGACTGTGGTTACAGACAAG GAATGCATGAACTCTTGGCTCCTCTTTTGTATGTTCTTCATGTTGATGTCGAGCGACTGTTGGAAGTGCGGAAGCTATATGAAGACCTCTTCATTGACAAATTCGACGGATTTTCATTTGAAGAAAATGGTGTCGCTTACAATTTTGATTTTAAGAAGTTCGCAGATTCCGTGGAAGATGAGATTGAATCTCAGGGCAATTCAAAGAAAGTTATGAGTCTTTATGAGCTTGATCCTGAGTTACAAGCGGTTGTATTGCTAAGTGATGCTTACGGAGCTGAAGGTGAACTCGGTATTGTCTTGTCTGAGAAATTTATGGAACATGATGCCTACTGTATGTTTGATGCTCTGATGATTGGGGCACATGGTTCAGTTGCTATGGCAGATTTTTTTGCTTCATCTCCTGCAGCCGAGTCACAGAGTGGTGTGCCCCCTGTCATTGAAGCCTCAGCTGCACTGTATCATTTACTATCGATAGTCGATTCATCTCTGCATAGCCATCTTGTTGAGCTTGGTGTTGAACCCCAGTATTTTGCACTTCGCTGGTTGCGGGTTTTATTTGGACGGGAGTTTTCACTTCAAGATCTCTTAGTTGTATGGGATAAGATTTTCTCAGAAGATAATAGCCCACTTGATGAAGTTTCTGACGATTGTGAGCATTTCAGTTTTAAACTACTCAGTTCACGCCGTGGAACATTAATTGCTGCTATGGCAGTCTCTATGATACTTTATCTGAGATCATCCTTGCTTGCTACTGAAACTGCGACTTCTTGTCTTCAGAGACTCTTGAATTTTCCTGAGAGTATAAATCTGAAAAAACTGATAGCGAAGGCGGAGTCACTGCAGACTCTTGCATTGGTTTCTAACATATCATCATTGCCCTCTACATTTGTTGGGGCTTATAACTGCAGCAAATCTCCAATAAATGCTCACAATGTTTCATCCGATTTAGTTTGTCCGAAAACTACTCTAAACCTGGTGCCGGACAGCTACTGGGAAGAAAAGTGGAGAGTACTGCATAAGGCAGAGGAACAAAGGCAAAATAGTTCGGAAAAGAAAACTTCGAGTGGGAAAAAGAAATGGTCTGAAAGAGTAAAGTTTCGCCTATCTAGAACTGAATCGGAACCATTGCCTGCAATAAGAGAGAAATGCAAACTGGAACATACCTTATCTGTTAGGCGTAGTTTGCTTGAAGATTTGTCTAAGCAACTTGGCTTGGAGGAAGATGTGGAAACGGGAGGTTGTTTCGAGGTTTCTAATTCAGTGGATCATCATCCTGCTGAAGTTCATGGGGATGGACAGAATTGTGCCAATAAAGGGTCTATTTGCACGGTAGAGGATAGATGTGATGATGGAAGTGGAGCTGTTGTTAGTGAAGAGAACTCGTCTATTTTTTCAGAACCACCAAGTCCTCCTAGTTCTGTCATTAATGACCATGACCATGACCATGACCATGACCATGAAAATGACACAGAAAAAAGCAGTGTTGCATCAAATTTATCCGCAGATGATAATTACGTTCACCAGTGGAGTATCCCAGAAGATTTACCTCAGCCAGTTTCCCTTCCTCCTGAAGATGTTTATCTAAATTCTCTGCATGAGAATGGATCTTCAGGAAAGATGGTCTCGGCTACGAAGGAGCAAAGGCAGCTTTCAGGTAAATTCCAATGGTTACATAAGTTTAGAGGAAGCATTGTCAGTGAGGAGACATCTGATAAACGAGGAGGTATCAGTGAAGCCGCAAATTCTCCAAATCATGATAGCAAGAGAAATACAGTAGACTCATTTACCGCTGGTGCCTCTTCTAATTCACACCCCACCAACAAAGGCGATGCTATGGACCAGAATATGATGGACACACTGAAGCATCTCGGGCAGGCTATGCTGGACCACATCCAG GTTGTGGAGTCAGTTTTCCAGCAAGATCAGGGTCAAGGTGGATCATTAGACAACTTATCTAAAAACATTGGCAAAGGACAAGTTACAGCCATTACAGCTCTCAAGGAGCTTAGGAAGATCAGCAATCTTTTGTCAGAAATGTGA